The sequence CATCTGTAGTACTGATCATAAATTTCATGTTCCTTAAGCTTTGTACTTAAATTGCCCCAATCTTGAAAACCTTCGCAAGCTAACTGCTTATCACTTCTGCGATTGCTAAACAACTTGCAACAAAAACAATAAACTTTGTTTTGGACATTGAATATATTAACCAACTTCTATCACACTTCTCACCATTGACAAGAGTTTGATCATAATAGTAATTAGAAAAATGCCTCTTAGTTACTTTATCCCTAGGAAATTCATATTTTGAAACTCTTACCGGGCCTATTTGGACCAACTTATCTCTCAAAGCTTGATCAATAACATCCCCATTTCCTGGATCATCAATATCTAAAGGTTGATACTCATCGTCGACTTCATCGTTTTGTGCCTCAACCCCATCATTATCATTatcgaccaaatcattaggatttGTCGTTGCATCATTCTCATTTATACTACCATTGCCACTATTATCATCATTAGAAGTCATAGTTTCGTCTCCAGCTCCAGGTGCATTATTTGTGACTGCAATGGGTTGAAAGTATTTATTTATGTCTCCTTCTTGGGACTTTGTGACTGCTGCCATGGCTttatcttttttatgttttttattcCCAAGAACATGCTTCCTAGTTGGAACATGAGGCATATTTGGAAGCCTCGACGCTGTCCGAAAGAACATTGAGAATTCAGTTACGGTGaagtataaaaatactaaaagatATTGATTTCAATGGTGTGTTGTTACACATGAACCAATAACAATTAATCCAACCAAACAGACCAACAATACTGTATTGGATACCCAGAAATAgtgatcacaatcaattaagagaTTGAAGTCACGGTTTTGAACTTATATACCAAAGAAATAGAAGAAAAGTATTAGTATAAAATTAAGAGTACTGACACGACGAATCACACTTTCATTTCATAATTATGgttaaatccatcaacaaaaacaacaataatcaaaaTAATTAATCAACAAAATCATAGAAATCAAAAGAACAAGACAAAGATTCAAAGAAATTACCTTAATttaatgaaattgatttttaaaatAAACCCTAAGCAGTGAACAAAATAGGGTATTATGGTTAAAtccatcaacagattcaacacaaacaacaataatagaaatattaataaacaaaatcataaaaatcaaAAGAACAAGACAACGAAATTACCTTAATGAAATTGATTTATAaaataaaccctagttttttttttcctttctttttctcgcctctgttctttttcttttttgattttttaagtttttttttaagtAGAAACTAGAAAACATAAGAGGAAGAcgtgtttccttgataacaagaAGACGTGTCTTGTTCATAGAACTAACTATATTTATTTTGTGGCTCCTTACAAATTGTTTTTTGTCCCTTTAGAAAATTTGATTTGCAGAAAACACATTTCTCTTTATTTTTAATGGGAAGTACATGTAAAATGTGCCCCCCTAAATTTTGTGGCCCAATGCAAGGCATTGCCTGCATGGGCCCAGGGCCGGCTTTGATGGGATTGTTGTACTGTGTTGTTGATTTTGTGACTTAGTCAATTGAATTGATGCATGACAAACCTCTTATGTTTATGGGGCATAAAGAGttagacaaaaaaagaaaaaagacttcGGTTGCCTAAACCCTTAGTAAAGACAGATACATATTTTGTGCGGGTGAAATTGATTTCCTGAACCACGTAATATTGCCTGTCATGTCTCCTGGAAACTTTTAGGCCGCAAAATGGACATGTGACACCAAGTTACATACGTAGTAGGTTTTTAGTCACGTTGTAGGTTTTAACCTATGAAGCACTTTCCTGCTCGATAACATggtaaaaaagtaaaagaaaaagttGGAGTTACGTAATTTTTGTTTGGGAAATGTAATTTCTCTACCTTTCCACCCcaattattcttttcttttcttgcatCTGCAGGTTATTATTATTCAACAAAAACAACAGACACCTTTTATTTTCTCGAAATAAAGTCCCGACAGGCTCATGTTGGAGTTGTGAAAGTTACAAGATTGAAGtttgaacagaagaagaagaagaagaatgtgaaGAACTGAAACCCtcgaagaaaaatggagaatagCGGAATTAAGATCTTTGATAACTTCATTAAAGACAAATCATTCAAATCAATCTTTCGTAGAAAATCATCTACTGATGATTCTACTCTTCCTTCTCCAAAATCCATCTCAGTTCTCTCTCCAATTGCTAATTCAGTTGTCTCTCGTTGTTCCAGGTTAAATATCACCTTCTTTTATCTCACTTTGCATTATGATCTTTGTTTTGATTGTGCATGCATGAATACCCcatttcaattttcttgctcACTTTCTTAATGCTGAGAATCTAGGGTTAGGTTTTTTTAGAGATTAATTCTTCTGTTCCATTCTATGTGAGTTGCATTCGCAGTAATTTGTCAATTTGATGAGAAATTATACCTAGGAACACCTTCTATTTGCATTGCAGTAAGGGTTGGGGTTCATTCAAATGCATACTTTGTGTTAGTAAAAATCCTGTGTGTGCAAGACCAAAAGGTGACAGATGAAAAGCTTTAGTAAACAATTTGTTCCTGCTGCCCATTTGCCAACTCTAGGAGGTCATAATAATCTTTAAATTGAGGAAATCCTTCTGGATTGAAGGTGAAATAAATGAAAAGTGGTGAAGAAGTTGGTCTTGGCTCTTTGCTTCGTACTTCTGTTGATTATCATTTTGCGTGTTTGTTGAGAGTTTAATAAAATGGATTGGTTGGTCTAGCAAATGTGGGAGAAATGCATATTGGGTCAATGGAGGGTTTTCCTTTTTGAGAGGGGGCTTGGTTAGGGCTTAGATAGAAGCAATAAGAGGCATAACCTTAAAAGTTGTTTGTGGTTGGAGATGGTCTATGTTTTAAGAGGTGAAAGTAGACAGAAAAGATGATAGAAGAGCTTGATAGGAAGTTTTAGGATGAAGAGGTTAGAGTAAAGAGAGGTGGGCAGTGCTCTTTTTCTTGTCAAGGGTAGGGAAAGAGTGGAGATCCGTAGTTCACACCAGATGTCCTATTTTTAATCTGCTTGGAATGTAGAAAAGCATTTCAGTTGCTGCTGTCTGTAGATGCATATGAATGATGCTTCTCTCCCAAGATAGGTGCTAGGGTTGATACATACACCTTAAAGCTCCATGGATAATAATGCCATTCGCGGTGCTTAGAAGTACACATTTCCAGCTGATATGCTGCTCTTTTTTAAGTTCCAATGTGTAAGTCGACTTCTTGTACTCGCAGGATCCTTCAAACCCCAACTGAAGAGTTGCAGCAGCTTTATGAGAATGAGTACCCTGCCCATGCTAAGCAATCATCTATTTATGCTAGAAATCTCTTGGAATTCTGCTCGTATCAAGCCCTCTATGTGCTGACTCAACGTTCGGATTATTTGAGTGACAAGGAATTCGTCCGTTTGAGTTATGATATGATGCTTGCATGGGAAGCCCCTGGTACAGAGCCTTTAGTCAAAGTGAGACATCCCATCATTGTTTGCATTTTTTACGCTTGtaagaagacaaataattttaCTTTCCTCGTTAGAATTTTGTTTTTTGACAATTTTTGTATCTCGTGTTTTCTTCCTGTTTATGGAGTGACCTTCAGGACTGACAAAGGCCTGGTGTTATGTTTAGCGTCTTTCTCTCTCATTTTCTTGAGGCTAAATCCCTTCTTTCTATCACAGGAAACCGTACCTGAGAATGATCACGACGATAACGACTGGGATGGGTGGTCCTTGTTTTACTCAGATTCCATTAGCACCGCTGTTCAGGTTGGTTATTGCCTCACTGATTAATTTTTTcactgtttgtttgtttgttttcaaACTTCTACAACACAAATAATATTACTTCATATTCATAACTAAGACTAAGACAGGCTACACAGTAATATTACTAATTATTGTTCCAGTCGAGATCATTTCTATCTACCATGAAttccttcttatttttatttttgtaatctgtACCAGGTTGATGCCAAGAAGACTGTTGGTCCTGAGGCTTTTGCACGAATTGCTCCTGCATGTGCTGCTGTAGCAGATATCATAACTGTCCATAATCTTTTCAGTGCTCTTACGAGCTCTTCAGGTGGTCAACTTCATTTTCTCATCTATGACAAGTACCTTGGAACCCTCGACAAGTATGTTTCAGCCCCTTTTTTACTTATTCTGGAAAGTTTATTAGCTGCATGTTTGCAAAGTTAAACATACAGTGTATCCCATTTTGATAACATAATCAAATCAATTCCTCCATGAAATAAAGGAGTTGCTATAAACACAACACGCAGAATCACAAGTGCCAGTATAAGGATCTGCAGTAGCACACTTCGTAGGTTTATGTGAACTCTTACTGTTGATGCACCTAGTTTTGTCCAACTAAATTGACTTTTAATCAGTGTGTTTGTAAGATTTTTACCAATTAAACTCTTATTGATATCTTAAATTTGTTGAGGTGTCAGGCTAAGTGATACTACGTAGTAAAATTTAGTAGTTACACTCTTATGAACATCCACCATTTCCAGCGTATCTTCAAACGTATGAGTTTAAATAGCTCTGAAGTTGGGTAGGCTTGTTTGTTCAATTTAAATCAAATGCAAAGTTAAAACTGTAGATAATATTGATCATAATAATCTCAATAAGATTAACTAAGCAGTAGATAATCGTTAATTACAAAAGTTTCCTCAAGGGAGGCCATTGAATAGATTGGCATGTCATTCGCGTAGTAAAAGAGCAGATTTCAATAGTCATGGACTCGGGGACCAGGGTTGAGCAAATCCACTATGGGGGCAAATTAGTGTCAAAACACCAGAATTAGATGCATCCCTCGAGTAATATTATGTTGAATTAATATATCTTTAAGACATAATATATGATATGATGCAAAAACTAGTACTCTTGGATTTAAGTACTAGTAAATATATATTGTtattcacgattttttttttcaactacagGGTAATTAAATCTGCAAAAAATGCGGCATCTAACCTTGAGCTTGCTGAGGGAGAGATTGTTTTAGATGTTGATGGCACTGTTCCCACTCAACCAGTTCTCCAGCACATTGGACTCACTGCATGGCCTGGTGAGGCATGGCATCCCTATTTTACTTATTTCTgtagctgcaaacaaacaaggaataagacaaatgaaaataaataacatatgaTGTTTGCATGCTTAATTGTTTCCTGTCCTATTGATTTTTGCGTATAACCACAATTTAAAGAATGTCATCGAATTAATGCTTCTCATCTCTAATATCTGATGTGACTAATATTACTTGGATGATATTTAGCTTGTTTGGACGTAGCAGCGGAAAAATTGTTCTTTGTTTTGATTAGAACCATCAAGTGATAAAATTATGCATGTCTTTTGTGCAGGCTAGTAATTGTACAATTTCTACCTGGATCTGTCTCGCTATGTTTACTCAGGCTCAGGTTTACATGTTTTGTTTTCATAAGATCTTTTTTCTTCTCAGGGCGATTGACGCTAACCAACTATGCTCTCTACTTTGAGTCACTGGGGGTTGGTTTATATGAGAAAGCTGTCCGGTATGATCTGGCAACAGACTTGAAGCAGGTCGTGAAGCCTGAATTGACTGGTCCATTGGGTGCTCGTGTGTTCGACAAAGCCGTGATGTACAAATCAACAGCCATgtatgttttttgattttaatggcTGTCTGATCTTAGCCTTATATTAATTCAACTtaaagattaaattctaggtgTACTCATTTACAGAACAGAACCTGTTTTTATGGAGTTCACCGAGTTCAAAGGAAATTCGCGCCGCAACTACTGGTTGGAAATTTGTCTTGAGATCTTATATGTTCACAAGTTCATTAGAAAGAATGGCTTAAAAGAGAACCCGCAGATGGAAGCACTTGGCAAGGCCATTTTATGCATCTTCCGGCAACGTGCAGTCAGAGAAGCTTTTCGCATATTACCATCCCATTACAAAACCTTACTTCCTTTCAATCTGGCTGAAAAGCTTCCTGGTGGAGATATGATTTTGGAAACCCTCTTGAGTCGCTTGAAGCTTTTGACAGTAATGTCACCCCGACGTGAATCTTTAGGAACTTCACCAAGAAATGTCAAACAAATTGAATCTGTAGGAAGTTCACCAAGAAATGTCAAACAACAGCTTTCATTTTTTCCTATTTCTATACTCGCACTTACAAGACTTGGTTTCAAATTACCGAAAGGGGTGGATGCACATTTCGAAGCTGGGTTTCAGGTTGGAGATGTTTGTGTAGGTGAGAAAAACCCTCTAGAAATGGTTGTGCATCAGTCAAAATGTGACATGGGGAGAGCGGAGGCAGCACAGGCAACTGTGGACCAAGTGAAAGTGGACGGACTCGACACCAACATAGCTGTGATGATGGTAAAAAGCTATGATAGATTATCTAAATTTTGTACCACACATATTTCTTAGTGCCTTTAACTTGAGAAAGTAAATTTGGTCAATTTTATAATGATTATGGTCTCTCGTGGTTTTATAGGAATTACTCTTCCCGGTGATTGAGTTATTTAAACGGCTTCAGTTTTTGGCAGCGTGGGAAGATCCATTTAAATCAACAATGTTTTTAATGGTGGTCGCATATACAATTTACAGGTAATATAAACCAGGTACTTTATCTGCTTGCAGTTCCCTTTTATTGGTTTACATTACCAGTTCTGATGCAAATCCATCTTTGTGTTAATGTATTGGCTGGCTGGCTTCCCTTCCGTGTCTTCAAGTTTTCTACTGTAATCGAGTGCTTAGTGTTAGGATCACTCG comes from Papaver somniferum cultivar HN1 chromosome 7, ASM357369v1, whole genome shotgun sequence and encodes:
- the LOC113299683 gene encoding uncharacterized protein LOC113299683, which gives rise to MENSGIKIFDNFIKDKSFKSIFRRKSSTDDSTLPSPKSISVLSPIANSVVSRCSRILQTPTEELQQLYENEYPAHAKQSSIYARNLLEFCSYQALYVLTQRSDYLSDKEFVRLSYDMMLAWEAPGTEPLVKETVPENDHDDNDWDGWSLFYSDSISTAVQVDAKKTVGPEAFARIAPACAAVADIITVHNLFSALTSSSGGQLHFLIYDKYLGTLDKVIKSAKNAASNLELAEGEIVLDVDGTVPTQPVLQHIGLTAWPGRLTLTNYALYFESLGVGLYEKAVRYDLATDLKQVVKPELTGPLGARVFDKAVMYKSTAITEPVFMEFTEFKGNSRRNYWLEICLEILYVHKFIRKNGLKENPQMEALGKAILCIFRQRAVREAFRILPSHYKTLLPFNLAEKLPGGDMILETLLSRLKLLTVMSPRRESLGTSPRNVKQIESVGSSPRNVKQQLSFFPISILALTRLGFKLPKGVDAHFEAGFQVGDVCVGEKNPLEMVVHQSKCDMGRAEAAQATVDQVKVDGLDTNIAVMMELLFPVIELFKRLQFLAAWEDPFKSTMFLMVVAYTIYRGWIRFVLPCICVFFAALMVWRKHRNKGKSLEVLEVMPPPSKNAVEQLLMLQEGISQFEALVQAGNIVLLKIRAILFAALPRATDKVALALVVMAAVLIFTPLKYLIILVFLEAYTRQMPLRKDSNDKWERRVREWWFRIPAAPVQLIKSEDKKKK